The DNA region AGTGTCGCTTCAATCAAATCCAGTTGCTCTGCAATACTTGGTACAAAGGTTGTTAAGATAAGCGTGTTGGTTTTATGCGAAAAGGTACAAACGAGTTTTGGACGCATTAAGTCAACTTCTGGGATATGAAGCTCGTCTTTAAGCCCATCCATGTGAGATCTCAATCGTGGCTCAAAAATTTTTACTGCATCGTACCCAATGTAGCCGATAAAGCCATCAACAAAACCTACTCCTAGCTCTTTAGTATAGGTTTGATAGAGCGTTTTATCGAGCTCTGCATAGCGCTTTTTCAAAAAAGTAAAAGGATTGGATCCTAAATTATATGAAACACCTTCTTCATCAATATGGATGCTAACATCGTCTTGGTGAATCACACGTTCACGTGCGCCAATAAAAAGAAAGCTAAAGTTGCCATCGTTGTTGTTGATAGCACTTTCAAACAAAAAACAGAGCTCACCTTCAAAATATCGTTGCAATTTTGCAAAGATTGTGATGGGGGTGAGCTGATCAAAAAGAATTTTACGAGAGCTTAGCACCTTATTTTACCCTATAAATAAATGCGTTTTTATTGACACTAGAACGAATGAGGCTAAGAGCATTTTCGGCTTCAGCAGACGTTGCATAAGGTCCAATAAGGAGTTTAACCACTTTATTACCATTGACGACAGTTGCATATGTCTTGCAATCAAATCCTTTTGATTTGATGTCACTGAGTTGCTTTGCATCAGGAGCTGTCGCAACGGCACCGACTTGAACATAAATACCAGGAGAAACCGTACTACCGCTTGTTGCAGAAGGCGTACTTGGCGCTACTTCGGTACTACGGAGCATTTGCTGAGGTTTAGCCGCTTCTTTTTTAGGCTCTTCTTTCACTTTTGCAGGAGCAGGTTCTTTGACAGGTGTCGAAGCAGTAGGCGTTGTCGTTGTTGTCTCTTTAGGTTTAACGTCACTCCCTTTGGCATCTTCTTGTTTTTGTGCTTCTTTATCTTTAAGGGTTTTGATCATATCTTCAAAACTCTCTTTTTTAGGGTTTTCCTCAATAATTGGCACTTGTTTAAAGAGCTGGTCATCTTTAGGAATTTGCGTCTCTTGCGTTGGCTCAGGTGGTAAAATTAGTTTAGAAGTGTCTTTCCCTTGATCTTTGTTTGCTACTTTCATACTTGCAAGTGCGACAAGAAATACAAGAATCAAAAAAGCAACCAAAATAAGGATACGTTTCATCTTAACGGTTTTATTGTCTCCTTTTTCTAAGACAATATCACTTAATTCATTTCTATTTTCCATCGGTTCTCCTTAGAATGATGTTGACTACATATGCTTCGACCAAGAAGCGCCTCGCTCTTTTTGGTACAAGTCATAAGGCAGTGCCAAAATATTAAACTCTTTTGGAAGCTCTTGCGTTGGGAACATTCTCCATTCGCGCGGAAGCTTTTGAGAGAGCTTTGCTGAAAGCATTTTAGCGATCTGATACCCCTCTTGCAAGGTAGTATGACCTTTATGAACATACAGATGTAGATGACCCTCTGTTTTACTTTTATACGCAGTAAAATTGATGAATCCCTCTTCTCTAAGCAAAAGTTGTGCCCTATGCCAAAATCGCTCGGTATTTCTTCCATTATAGTCAAAAACAATATTTTCGACTTTGTCAAAGTTATTAATCAGTGAATGAGCAACTGTAATTTTTCCATCAAGATGATCTTTGATGATACTGTTGTTCAAAGGCTGATCAATTCGCTCATATTTATCAAAAAAGACTCTCCCTCCAAAATCGATCTTTTGGACAATAGCGTCACGCTTGATCCAATAGTGGTCGGTAATCATTTTGATGAGAGAGACGTCAATGTTATACATAATTTCCCTTAATAGGTTGGTCTGTCATAAATAATAAAGTTACTTGCTAACGTTTTCATTTCAGCTTTGATCTTTACATGTAAAGCTTCATCGTTGATATTATCGAGTACATCAGCAATTTTGTTGGCAATAATTTCAAACTCTTTTTCTTTCATACCACGTGCTGTAAGCGCAGGGGATCCAATACGAACACCACTGGTCACAAATGGGCTTCGTGTCTCGCCTGGTACGGTATTTTTATTAACGGTAATGCCTGCACGCCCAAGTGCTAAGTCAGCCTCTTTACCACTAAACTCTTTGTTTAAAAACGAAACGAGTACGAGATGGTTATCGGTACCACCACTGACGATGTCATAGCCTCTTTTAATCAGCACATCGGCTAAAACTTTTGCATTGGCACGTACTTGTTTTGCGTATGTTTTCCATTCTGGTTTCAGGTTTTCAGCAAAACCAACGGCTTTGGCTGCAATCACATGCACCAATGGACCACCTTGAATTCCTGGGAAGATCGCGCTATTGATTTTCTTAGCGATCTCTTCATCGTTGGTAAGAATGATACCGCCACGAGGTCCACGAAGCGTTTTATGCGTTGTTGATGTGACGACATGACAGTGAGGGAATGGACTTGGATGTTCACCGCCTGCGACTAAACCAGCAACGTGTGCGATATCGGCAAAAAGATACGCACCCACTTCATCTGCAATTTCCCTAAATTTTGCAAAATCAAGTTCTCTTGGGTAGGCACTTGCGCCACACACGATTATTTTAGGTTTAACGATATGGGCAATTTCTCTTACTTTATCATAGTTGATGCGACCATCAAGCTCAACGCCATAAAAGAAGCTAGAATAGGTTTTGCCTGAACTACTCACTTTAGCACCGTGTGTTAAGTGTCCGCCGTGGCTTAAATCCATACCTAAAATTTTATCAAATGGATTCAAAAGCGCTTGGTAAACACCTTGATTGGCTTGGCTACCTGAGTTTGGCTGAACGTTTGCATAGGTACAACCAAAAAGTTTACAGACTCTATCAATGGCAAGTTGCTCAACAGCATCAGCAAATTCGCAACCACCGTAATAGCGTTTACCAGGATAACCTTCAGCGTATTTGTTTGTAAAAACACTGCCCATCGCTTCCATAACAGCAGGATAGGTGAAATTTTCACTGGCAATCATTTCTAAATGATCACATTGGCGATTTAACTCTTTTACCGTTAGGTCGTAAATAACAGGGTCAACAGTTTTTAAAATACTCATTTTTATTCCTCGTCTTTTTGTGTTTGTTCATCGGTATCACCAAGGGGTTTCATTGCTGGGAACAGAATAACATCTTTAATCGACAACTCATTGGTGAGTAACATCGTTAAACGATCAATTCCTAGCCCTTGACCCGCAGTTGGTGGTAAACCGTAGCCTAGAGCATAGACATAATCTTCATCCATTTCATGGGCTTCATCGTCACCTGCATTTTTAGCCTGCAACTGTTTTGAAAATCGTTCATATTGATCGATAGGATCATTAAGTTCGTTAAATCCATTGGCAATCTCACGCCCGGCAATGAAGAGCTCAAAACGCTCTGCAATGTTTGGATTGATTTCGCTTCGACGTGCAAGTGGGCTGATTTCAATTGGATAATCAATGATAAAGGTTGGATTGATGAGTTTTTCTTCAACAAACAGATCAAAAAGTTCTTCATAGAGTTTGCCAAGGTTTAAATTTGCGTCAACACTCAAACCTTTGTCTATAATATATTTCGTAATTTGGGCACAATCATCAAGAATTTCATCTGGAACGCCACCGATTTCACTCAGAGCAGTTCTAAAAGCAATTTTTTGGAATGGTTTTGAAAAATCAATTTCCAAATCTCCATAAGGGAGTTTGCGTGGAAGTTTAAGTTTCTTTAACAACACATCAAACATTTCTTCGGTGAGGCGCATTAAATCATGGTAATTATGGTATGCCCAGTAAAATTCGATCATGGTAAATTCAGGGTTGTGTGTTTGATCCATGCCTTCATTTCTGAAGTTACGGTTGATTTCAAAGACGGATTCAAAACCACCGACGACAAGGCGTTTGAGGTAAAGTTCTGGCGCAATTCTTAGGTAGCGATCAACTCCTAAGGCATTATGGCGCGTAATGAACGGTTTTGCATTTGCTCCACCTGCGATGGGGTGCATCATAGGAGTTTCAACTTCTAGAAAGTCACGTTCTTCAAAGAAATGACGAATTTCACTGACAATTTTACTTCTAATTTTAAAAGTTTTACGTACATCAGGGTTCATAATCATGTCAAGGTAGCGTTTGCGATAACGTAACTCTTTATCTTGGAG from Sulfurospirillum diekertiae includes:
- a CDS encoding SPOR domain-containing protein; protein product: MENRNELSDIVLEKGDNKTVKMKRILILVAFLILVFLVALASMKVANKDQGKDTSKLILPPEPTQETQIPKDDQLFKQVPIIEENPKKESFEDMIKTLKDKEAQKQEDAKGSDVKPKETTTTTPTASTPVKEPAPAKVKEEPKKEAAKPQQMLRSTEVAPSTPSATSGSTVSPGIYVQVGAVATAPDAKQLSDIKSKGFDCKTYATVVNGNKVVKLLIGPYATSAEAENALSLIRSSVNKNAFIYRVK
- a CDS encoding serine hydroxymethyltransferase, whose amino-acid sequence is MSILKTVDPVIYDLTVKELNRQCDHLEMIASENFTYPAVMEAMGSVFTNKYAEGYPGKRYYGGCEFADAVEQLAIDRVCKLFGCTYANVQPNSGSQANQGVYQALLNPFDKILGMDLSHGGHLTHGAKVSSSGKTYSSFFYGVELDGRINYDKVREIAHIVKPKIIVCGASAYPRELDFAKFREIADEVGAYLFADIAHVAGLVAGGEHPSPFPHCHVVTSTTHKTLRGPRGGIILTNDEEIAKKINSAIFPGIQGGPLVHVIAAKAVGFAENLKPEWKTYAKQVRANAKVLADVLIKRGYDIVSGGTDNHLVLVSFLNKEFSGKEADLALGRAGITVNKNTVPGETRSPFVTSGVRIGSPALTARGMKEKEFEIIANKIADVLDNINDEALHVKIKAEMKTLASNFIIYDRPTY
- the lysS gene encoding lysine--tRNA ligase; protein product: MIFQDQYQQQRIEKGKALHALGHNPYRHNIIKDTSTKEFLECYEYVAESELKRDENKNNTVVGRIKFLRHMGKAAFAKIEDEQGVLQIYFSRESIGDAWFDEAKKLVEVGDIISVTGFPFVTKTGELSLHVKSLEVATKSIVPLPEKFHGLQDKELRYRKRYLDMIMNPDVRKTFKIRSKIVSEIRHFFEERDFLEVETPMMHPIAGGANAKPFITRHNALGVDRYLRIAPELYLKRLVVGGFESVFEINRNFRNEGMDQTHNPEFTMIEFYWAYHNYHDLMRLTEEMFDVLLKKLKLPRKLPYGDLEIDFSKPFQKIAFRTALSEIGGVPDEILDDCAQITKYIIDKGLSVDANLNLGKLYEELFDLFVEEKLINPTFIIDYPIEISPLARRSEINPNIAERFELFIAGREIANGFNELNDPIDQYERFSKQLQAKNAGDDEAHEMDEDYVYALGYGLPPTAGQGLGIDRLTMLLTNELSIKDVILFPAMKPLGDTDEQTQKDEE
- a CDS encoding DUF1882 domain-containing protein; the protein is MYNIDVSLIKMITDHYWIKRDAIVQKIDFGGRVFFDKYERIDQPLNNSIIKDHLDGKITVAHSLINNFDKVENIVFDYNGRNTERFWHRAQLLLREEGFINFTAYKSKTEGHLHLYVHKGHTTLQEGYQIAKMLSAKLSQKLPREWRMFPTQELPKEFNILALPYDLYQKERGASWSKHM